A part of Lacinutrix sp. 5H-3-7-4 genomic DNA contains:
- a CDS encoding nucleotide pyrophosphohydrolase, whose product MDKLNKTIEKLIEFRDQRDWKQFHNSKDLALALSIEASELLELFLWKDNEECDKEKLEEELADVFSYGLLLAEKHNLNISEIINKKIDKNSKKYPVNKAKGTAKKYNEL is encoded by the coding sequence ATGGATAAGCTTAATAAAACAATTGAAAAACTAATAGAATTCAGAGACCAACGAGATTGGAAACAGTTTCACAATTCAAAAGATTTAGCCTTAGCCCTTTCTATTGAGGCAAGCGAACTATTAGAATTATTCTTATGGAAAGATAATGAAGAATGTGATAAAGAAAAGCTAGAAGAAGAATTAGCAGACGTTTTCTCTTATGGATTATTATTAGCGGAAAAACATAATTTAAACATCTCCGAAATCATAAATAAAAAAATAGACAAGAACTCAAAAAAATATCCAGTTAATAAAGCTAAAGGAACTGCGAAAAAATATAATGAATTATAA
- a CDS encoding tetratricopeptide repeat protein, with product MTIIIPFNNFSNTLFSNEENDKSILINKIKQFYKIGAIVPHIKDEGEYLIIELDFNKVEIEEKKHNQLLRLCENGKFEDALILAKKLVSEYPTESEYYRLLGQIYSELDEQEEAINVLIDALKWNPKNEWALLMMGNIFVKDKKDIETALVYYNQILEYTPTNHITLNNIGSVLMQIDKTEEAINYFTKAQEVNPSYPNTYLALGLIKEKASEYLEAFNLAIKTISLCSKKDDVYNNAFRLAIETAQAYSEEFNADEIINKFVSELAYKSEKKIKIISDESINTAAKIEFAEVYNKDFHLVKYKPNFESISHLVLHELEHLELVLEARSIEENFLFTTNDSNKSKFHHSLNKFSKSLEKKGIPDSNIKNFIDSLFNGINNQVFNTPIDLFIEDRIYNRFAEIKPIQFLSLLRFVKEGIEATTRKDIIENFPKRIISISKIYNLVNALHFKMLFSIDLINDFKSTSFELKQANKFYNEYLEYRSDKKEGEEYELIQHWGEDVKFDSYFNLIPELEHKKKTIDSVIDEINKDPFGLDDNTSSNDRKMKQFLEEHSNDDINNAVVMYMIDALNYFENYSKEEIKKVAFELATVGMGGIDPNKKGYSIPSIKNSSFSGYKTLAYYYTSWALAIPEMLKSLQMPFDKEYKLAQTMIKL from the coding sequence ATTTAATAATTGAATTAGACTTTAACAAAGTTGAAATTGAAGAAAAAAAACATAACCAATTATTACGTCTTTGCGAAAATGGAAAGTTTGAGGATGCTTTAATTCTTGCTAAGAAATTAGTTTCTGAATATCCTACAGAATCTGAATATTATAGATTATTAGGTCAAATATATTCAGAATTAGATGAGCAAGAAGAGGCTATAAATGTTTTAATTGACGCTCTTAAATGGAATCCAAAAAATGAATGGGCTTTATTAATGATGGGTAATATTTTTGTTAAGGATAAAAAAGATATTGAAACCGCTTTAGTTTATTACAATCAAATCCTAGAATATACTCCAACAAATCATATTACTCTTAATAATATTGGTTCGGTTCTTATGCAGATAGATAAAACTGAAGAAGCAATAAATTATTTTACTAAGGCACAGGAAGTTAATCCGAGTTATCCTAACACTTATTTGGCTTTAGGACTAATAAAAGAAAAAGCATCCGAATATTTAGAAGCGTTTAATTTAGCTATTAAAACAATATCCCTTTGCTCTAAAAAGGATGACGTATATAATAATGCTTTTAGATTGGCAATAGAAACTGCTCAAGCCTATTCAGAGGAATTTAATGCAGATGAAATTATAAATAAATTTGTTTCAGAATTAGCATATAAATCTGAGAAGAAAATTAAGATAATAAGCGATGAATCGATTAATACAGCTGCAAAGATTGAATTTGCTGAAGTATATAATAAAGATTTTCATTTAGTAAAATACAAACCTAATTTTGAATCTATAAGTCATTTAGTACTGCACGAACTTGAGCATCTTGAACTTGTTCTTGAAGCCAGAAGTATTGAAGAGAATTTCTTATTTACTACTAACGATTCCAATAAATCTAAATTTCACCATTCTTTAAATAAGTTTTCAAAAAGTTTAGAAAAAAAAGGAATTCCAGATTCTAACATTAAAAACTTTATAGATTCCCTTTTTAATGGCATCAATAACCAAGTTTTTAATACTCCCATTGATTTATTTATTGAAGATAGAATATACAATAGATTTGCAGAAATAAAACCTATACAGTTTTTATCATTGTTAAGATTTGTTAAAGAAGGAATTGAAGCAACAACGAGGAAAGATATAATTGAAAATTTTCCTAAAAGGATTATTTCAATATCTAAAATCTACAATCTAGTAAATGCTTTACACTTTAAAATGCTTTTTTCTATTGATTTAATTAATGATTTTAAATCGACAAGTTTTGAATTAAAACAAGCAAACAAATTTTATAATGAATACTTAGAATACCGCTCAGATAAAAAAGAAGGAGAGGAATATGAATTAATTCAACATTGGGGTGAGGACGTGAAATTTGATTCTTATTTCAATTTAATTCCCGAATTAGAACACAAGAAAAAAACTATTGATAGTGTTATTGATGAGATAAATAAAGACCCTTTCGGATTAGATGATAATACTTCATCTAATGACAGAAAAATGAAGCAATTTCTAGAAGAACATTCTAATGATGACATTAATAATGCTGTTGTAATGTATATGATAGATGCTTTAAATTATTTTGAGAATTATTCTAAGGAAGAAATAAAAAAAGTTGCTTTTGAACTTGCAACTGTTGGAATGGGTGGAATTGACCCGAATAAAAAGGGATATTCAATACCATCAATAAAAAACAGTAGTTTTAGCGGTTATAAAACTTTAGCATATTATTATACTAGTTGGGCTTTAGCTATTCCAGAAATGCTAAAAAGTTTGCAAATGCCATTTGATAAAGAATATAAGTTAGCCCAAACAATGATAAAATTATAG